One segment of Erigeron canadensis isolate Cc75 chromosome 2, C_canadensis_v1, whole genome shotgun sequence DNA contains the following:
- the LOC122588406 gene encoding plastidic ATP/ADP-transporter-like, whose amino-acid sequence MQAVIQTKGLLSLPSNPKSRCFSNQPIRKRFNLSNSLAKFPTGFSSNFDGLQKFPTFSTTIPNSVKGGIWGTFLTTHLLDSQKVKPFHVCKASAAAGAEVPDGDGPKFMGVEVVTLKKIVPLGLMFFCILFNYTILRDTKDVLVVTAKGSSAEIIPFLKTWVNLPMAIGFMLLYTKLSNVLSKKALFYTVILPFIAFFGAFGFVFYPLSGYFHPTALADRLLEFLGPRFLGPLAILRIWSFCLFYVMAELWGSVVVSVLFWGFANQITTVEEAKKFYPLFGLGANVALIFSGRTVKYFSNMRKHLGPGVDGWAISLKYMMSIVVLMGFAICGLYWWVNAYVPLPTRSKKKKEKPNMTTMESLKFLASSPYIRDLATLVVAYGISINLVEVTWKSKLKAQYPSPNEYSAFMGDFSTATGIMTFSMMLLSQWIFNKYGWGVAAKITPTVLLLTGIGFFSLILFGDPLGPGLMKFGITPLLAAVYVGAMQNIFSKSAKYSLFDPCKEMAYIPLDEDTKVKGKAAIDVVCNPLGKSGGALIQQFMILTFGSLANSTPYLGGVLLVIVLAWLGAASSLDKQFTALRREEEIEKEMERAAVKVPVVSSDEDDSISLDSSTETSSPLES is encoded by the exons atgcaAGCAGTTATACAAACAAAAGGCCTTTTATCTCTTCCTTCAAACCCGAAATCAAGATGTTTTTCAAACCAGCCAATTAGAAAAAGATTCaatctttcaaactctttaGCCAAATTCCCAACTGGGTTTTCTTCAAACTTTGATGGGCTTCAAAAATTTCCAACCTTTTCAACAACTATACCCAATTCCGTTAAAGGCGGGATATGGGGTACTTTTCTTACAACCCATTTACTGGATTCCCAAAAAGTCAAACCTTTTCATGTCTGCAAGGCTTCTGCTGCAGCCGGCGCCGAGGTCCCTGACGGCGACGGACCGAAGTTTATGGGTGTTGAAGTTGTGACACTGAAAAAGATTGTGCCTTTAGGGCTGATGTTTTtttgtatactttttaattatacTATACTTAGAGATACTAAAGATGTTTTAGTTGTGACAGCAAAAGGTTCAAGCGCTGAAATTATTCCATTTTTAAAAACTTGGGTGAATTTGCCTATGGCTATTGGATTTATGCTGTTGTATACAAAGTTATCAAATGTCTTATCGAAAAAGGCTTTGTTTTATACTGTGATTCTTCCATTTATAGCTTTCTTTGGGGCTTTTGGGTTTGTTTTTTATCCACTTAGTGGTTATTTTCATCCAACAGCACTTGCTGATAGACTTCTTGAATTCTTGGGTCCTCGGTTTCTTGGACCCCTCGCGATTTTAAGGATATGgagtttttgtttattttatgtcATGGCTGAGCTTTGGGGCAGTGTGGTGGTTTCTGTTCTGTTTTGGGGTTTCGCAAATCAG ATAACTACTGTAGAAGAAGCGAAGAAATTCTACCCATTATTTGGGCTGGGAGCCAATGTCGCTTTGATCTTTTCTGGACGCACAGTTAAGTACTTTTCGAACATGAGAAAACATTTGGGACCTGGAGTAGATGGATGGGCCATTTCTTTGAAGTATATGATGAGCATAGTCGTTCTAATGGGGTTTGCAATTTGTGGTCTGTATTGGTGGGTGAATGCATATGTTCCCCTTCCTACCCGTAGCAAGAAGAAGAAG GAAAAACCTAACATGACCACAATGGAGAGTTTAAAGTTCTTGGCGTCCTCTCCATACATTAGGGATCTTGCCACATTGGTTGTAGCATACGGTATTAGCATTAATCTTGTTGAGGTTACATGGAAATCGAAGCTCAAAGCTCAG TATCCTAGTCCAAATGAATACTCTGCTTTCATGGGTGATTTCTCAACTGCAACTGGAATAATGACGTTCTCAATGATGTTGTTAAGTCAATGGATATTCAACAAATATGGATGGGGTGTTGCCGCCAAAATCACACCCACGGTTCTGCTTTTGACTGGGATCGGGTTCTTCTCTTTGATTTTGTTCGGTGATCCACTTGGACCAGGTCTCATGAAGTTCGGGATTACTCCTCTTTTGGCAGCGGTTTACGTGGGTGCTATGCAAAACATTTTTAGCAAAAGTGCCAAATATAGTCTCTTTGACCCATGCAAGGAAATGGCCTATATTCCTTTGGATGAGGACACCAAG GTTAAAGGCAAGGCAGCCATCGACGTGGTATGCAACCCATTGGGGAAATCTGGGGGTGCTTTGATCCAGCAATTCATGATCTTGACCTTCGGTTCACTTGCAAACTCAACACCATATCTTGGTGGGGTATTGTTAGTGATCGTCTTGGCATGGTTAGGGGCAGCAAGTTCACTAGACAAACAGTTTACGGCCTTGAGACGAGAAGAAGAGATCGAGAAGGAAATGGAGAGGGCAGCTGTCAAAGTCCCAGTGGTTTCCTCGGATGAAGATGATAGCATATCTCTTGACAGTTCAACAGAAACATCGTCTCCTCTTGAATCTTGA
- the LOC122588419 gene encoding coleoptile phototropism protein 1-like yields the protein MNHNQLLPESVATNFPIDKPTSLAAKCWLDDTCIADLDNFVKTLSGIKSKGVRPDLIGSLITHYACKWIPELSNDHHQPPASPSVLNSPPQSATASWLKRRFLIETIITVLPPEKDAIPCTFLLKLLKNANMSGVDINDRNELENRVAWRLDQATLKELMIPCFSHERGTCLFDIELMVRLVKRYVEFTDINNSGVGMFKVAKLVDAYLAEAAVDSELSLPLFMELAGAVPEQARATDDGLYRAIDTYLKTHVNVTKRERKTLCKLIDCQKLSIEASLHAAQNERLPVRSVIQVLFSEQAKLHSHVDWSRSFSTTKSPTLGLDAHDRCHSSRDIMTVQQIEIKKLKEHVTKLERQCHTMQSQIDKLCEKKKLGFFNWRKFATSTTLRTMSVEVVDESRFDGKGYDTGSIGKQTPLIKGKQGRTKTPKRWRQSTS from the exons ATGAACCACAACCAATTGTTACCGGAATCCGTCGCAACTAATTTCCCCATCGACAAACCAACCTCCCTGGCCGCGAAATGCTGGCTCGACGACACCTGCATTGCCGACCTAGACAATTTCGTAAAAACCTTGTCCGGGATTAAATCCAAAGGCGTCCGACCCGACCTAATCGGTTCCCTCATCACACATTACGCTTGCAAATGGATCCCCGAACTCTCGAACGATCATCATCAACCCCCGGCCTCCCCATCCGTCCTTAACTCGCCACCACAAAGTGCCACCGCGTCTTGGCTCAAAAGGCGGTTCCTCATAGAGACAATAATCACGGTCCTCCCACCCGAAAAAGACGCCATCCCATGCACCTTCCTTCTTAAGCTGCTCAAGAATGCCAACATGTCTGGTGTCGATATCAACGATCGAAATGAGCTGGAGAATAGAGTGGCGTGGCGGCTGGACCAAGCCACTTTGAAAGAGCTGATGATACCTTGTTTTAGTCACGAGAGGGGCACGTGCTTGTTTGATATCGAATTGATGGTACGGCTGGTGAAAAGGTATGTTGAATTCACCGACATTAATAATAGTGGTGTTGGGATGTTTAAGGTTGCGAAGCTTGTGGATGCGTATCTTGCCGAAGCTGCTGTTGATTCGGAGCTCTCCTTGCCGCTGTTTATGGAGCTAGCCGGAGCTGTTCCCGAACAAGCCCGTGCCACTGACGATGGCTTATACCGCGCCATTGATACTTATCTTAAA accCACGTGAATGTGACAAAACGAGAAAGAAAGACGTTATGCAAATTAATCGACTGTCAAAAGTTGTCAATAGAAGCCTCCCTACATGCTGCACAAAACGAACGCCTACCGGTTAGGTCCGTAATTCAAGTGCTTTTCTCGGAACAAGCCAAGCTTCATTCTCATGTCGACTGGAGTCGCTCATTCAGCACTACCAAGAGCCCAACCCTCGGGTTGGACGCACACGACAGGTGTCATTCCTCACGAGATATTATGACGGTGCAACAGATTGAGATCAAGAAGTTAAAAGAACATGTTACAAAGTTAGAAAGACAATGCCACACGATGCAGTCTCAAATCGACAAGCTTTGTGAGAAGAAAAAATTAGGATTTTTCAATTGGAGAAAATTTGCAACGTCCACGACGTTAAGGACTATGAGCGTGGAAGTGGTCGATGAGTCGAGATTTGACGGAAAAGGGTATGATACAGGCAGTATCGGAAAGCAAACGCCTCTTATTAAGGGGAAACAAGGAAGGACCAAGACCCCGAAAAGATGGAGGCAGTCCACATCTTAA